A single region of the Kineosporiaceae bacterium SCSIO 59966 genome encodes:
- the sdhC gene encoding succinate dehydrogenase, cytochrome b556 subunit, whose amino-acid sequence MPSAPGTLYRGQTEGMWSWVAHRVTGFLIFVFLLVHVLDTSLVRVSPEAYNSVIATYKNPVVGLAEAGLVGAVLFHGLNGLRIMLVDFWSKGTRYQRHLLYGVLGTWVVVMVPFLVRHLGNVFGGE is encoded by the coding sequence GTGCCCAGCGCACCCGGCACGTTGTACCGAGGCCAGACCGAAGGCATGTGGTCGTGGGTGGCGCACCGCGTCACCGGCTTCCTGATCTTCGTCTTCCTGCTCGTGCACGTGCTCGACACGTCCCTGGTCCGGGTCAGCCCCGAGGCGTACAACTCGGTGATCGCGACGTACAAGAACCCTGTCGTCGGCCTCGCCGAGGCCGGCCTCGTCGGCGCGGTGCTGTTCCACGGTCTCAACGGCCTGCGGATCATGCTCGTGGACTTCTGGTCCAAGGGCACCCGCTACCAGCGCCACCTGCTGTACGGCGTCCTGGGGACCTGGGTCGTGGTCATGGTGCCGTTCCTCGTCCGCCACCTCGGCAACGTCTTCGGGGGAGAGTGA